In Carya illinoinensis cultivar Pawnee chromosome 16, C.illinoinensisPawnee_v1, whole genome shotgun sequence, a single window of DNA contains:
- the LOC122298366 gene encoding glutathione transferase GST 23-like, with protein sequence MGDQVKLISTPLSLPGCRVEWALKLKGVDYEYIEEDLRNKSSLLLDSNPVHKKVPVLLHAGKPIVESLVILEYIEETWKDNYPLLSEDPHERAMARFWAKFGDEKCIVGAFGAAWLTEGEEKNKVIQSAQESLAFLEKQIQGKKYFGGEQIGFLDLAVGWIPHWLKALEEVGEMKVLDAVRFPFLHEWGQNFLEIPLIKDSIPPREKLVVEYFHAGKSFKRSLEAANKP encoded by the exons ATGGGGGATCAGGTGAAGCTGATTTCCACTCCACTAAGCCTTCCCGGCTGCAGGGTTGAATGGGCTTTGAAGCTTAAAGGAGTGGATTATGAGTACATAGAAGAAGATTTGAGAAACAAGAGTAGCTTGCTACTCGACTCCAACCCTGTTCATAAGAAGGTCCCGGTGCTGTTGCACGCCGGCAAGCCGATCGTCGAGTCACTCGTCATCCTCGAATATATTGAGGAGACATGGAAGGACAATTACCCTTTGCTTAGTGAGGATCCACATGAGAGAGCCATGGCTAGGTTTTGGGCTAAATTTGGTGATGAGAAG TGTATTGTAGGAGCATTTGGAGCAGCTTGGCTGACTGAAGGAGAGGAAAAGAACAAGGTCATACAGTCTGCACAAGAATCACTAGCGTTTCTTGAGAAGCAGATTCAGGGGAAGAAGTATTTTGGGGGAGAACAGATAGGATTTCTGGATCTAGCAGTGGGTTGGATTCCTCATTGGCTCAAGGCTCTAGAAGAAGTGGGAGAAATGAAGGTACTCGATGCTGTAAGGTTTCCATTCCTCCATGAATGGGGTCAGAACTTCTTGGAAATTCCACTCATCAAAGATTCCATTCCTCCTAGAGAAAAGCTGGTTGTCGAGTATTTTCATGCCGGTAAAAGCTTCAAACGTTCCTTGGAAGCTGCCAATAAACCATGA